A genomic region of uncultured Paludibaculum sp. contains the following coding sequences:
- a CDS encoding amidohydrolase, giving the protein MTHCKTTLGLMALAALSSAQTPDPQKLLQQVEGRSARFKEISRQIWENPELGWAEFKSSALLKEELRKAGFRIQENVGGLPTAFVAEWGSGKPVIGIIGEFDALPGLSQDAEPARSPRVSGGPGHGCGHNLFGSATALAAVSVKEHLVEAKLPGTIRFYGTPNEEGGAGKVYMIRAGAFKDADVVLAWHPGDSHLADDNSYLANISAKVRFYGKAAHAAGAPEAGRSALDGLELMTHAVNMMREHVPQESRMHYIITSGGAAANIVPDFAELSIVVRHPDQKVLDGLWERVKNCAEAGALGSGTRVEIEIISAYANFVTNPVLRDLLDKNLHTTGGFTYTPEEAAFAEKIRQTLNNPNLPPLDTISRILPPRTAVSSVSTDVGDVSWVVPVGHMVAGTFPPGTPLHSWQSTACAGTEIGRKGLMVAAKALTLSASDLFHSPELVKAARAAYEQKMAGRTYRSLIPEGYKPVLPARP; this is encoded by the coding sequence ATGACCCACTGCAAGACCACTCTGGGGCTGATGGCGCTGGCCGCGCTCAGTTCCGCACAGACTCCGGACCCGCAGAAACTGCTGCAACAGGTGGAAGGGCGGTCAGCGCGCTTCAAGGAGATCTCCCGGCAGATCTGGGAGAACCCGGAGCTGGGCTGGGCGGAGTTCAAGAGCTCGGCGCTACTGAAAGAGGAGCTGCGCAAAGCGGGCTTCCGCATTCAGGAGAACGTCGGCGGGCTGCCGACCGCGTTCGTGGCGGAGTGGGGCAGCGGCAAACCGGTGATCGGGATCATTGGCGAGTTCGATGCCCTGCCCGGACTGTCGCAGGACGCGGAACCGGCGCGCAGCCCGCGTGTCTCCGGCGGGCCGGGGCACGGGTGCGGCCACAACCTGTTCGGTTCGGCGACGGCCCTGGCGGCGGTGAGTGTCAAAGAGCATCTGGTGGAGGCGAAGCTACCGGGCACCATCCGGTTCTACGGCACGCCGAACGAAGAGGGCGGCGCGGGCAAAGTATATATGATCCGAGCCGGAGCTTTCAAAGACGCGGATGTCGTGCTGGCGTGGCATCCAGGCGACAGCCATCTGGCGGATGACAACTCGTACCTGGCGAACATCAGCGCGAAGGTCCGGTTCTATGGCAAGGCGGCCCATGCGGCGGGCGCTCCGGAGGCAGGGCGATCGGCACTGGACGGCCTGGAACTGATGACGCATGCCGTGAACATGATGCGCGAGCACGTGCCGCAGGAGTCACGGATGCACTACATCATCACCAGCGGCGGCGCGGCGGCGAACATCGTGCCGGACTTCGCGGAGCTGTCGATTGTCGTGCGGCATCCGGACCAGAAGGTTCTGGACGGGCTCTGGGAGCGGGTGAAGAACTGCGCGGAGGCCGGGGCGCTGGGCTCGGGCACACGAGTCGAGATCGAAATCATCTCGGCCTATGCGAACTTCGTGACGAACCCGGTGCTGCGGGATCTGCTGGACAAGAACCTGCACACCACGGGCGGCTTCACGTATACGCCGGAAGAGGCCGCCTTCGCGGAGAAGATCCGGCAGACGCTGAACAACCCGAACCTGCCGCCGCTGGACACGATTTCGCGAATCCTGCCGCCGCGCACCGCGGTGAGCTCGGTGTCGACGGACGTGGGCGACGTGAGCTGGGTGGTGCCGGTGGGGCACATGGTGGCCGGGACCTTCCCTCCGGGCACACCTCTGCATTCGTGGCAGTCGACGGCGTGCGCTGGCACGGAGATCGGGCGGAAAGGACTGATGGTGGCGGCCAAGGCGCTGACATTGAGCGCGTCGGATCTGTTTCACAGTCCCGAGTTGGTAAAGGCGGCGCGGGCCGCGTATGAGCAGAAGATGGCCGGGCGCACGTATCGTTCGCTGATTCCGGAGGGGTACAAGCCGGTGCTGCCGGCGCGGCCGTAG
- a CDS encoding transcriptional repressor yields MEPIQYRPACDAKASPREDRIHLACLACGRTEEFASPLFAVLKVEIARQSGYDVHAVRLEVSGHCRACRMRPSATQH; encoded by the coding sequence ATGGAACCAATACAATACCGACCTGCCTGCGACGCGAAGGCATCGCCGCGAGAGGATAGAATCCACCTGGCCTGCCTGGCGTGCGGCCGGACCGAAGAGTTTGCGAGTCCGCTGTTTGCGGTTTTGAAGGTCGAAATCGCGCGGCAGTCAGGCTACGACGTACACGCGGTAAGGCTGGAAGTCAGCGGCCATTGCCGCGCATGCCGAATGCGGCCCAGCGCCACGCAGCACTGA
- a CDS encoding TonB-dependent receptor: MVGIRIWVTVLVAILPLAVLRGQSGLPAPATEGQRGTASGPSMTVTITDESGRPVSQARVEIRAASGGTEYSRVTDAGGVVRVTPRLQGRYLVKVTAAGFAAESRFVDWRAEPAEVPVRLQVETLRQQVTVTSGSRVEELAEESPVKVEAVTREAMATTGYERLTDVLAEIPGVVTRSGSSSSVGTEQIRGINARQVAVLQDGLPMIGARGIKSGNLNLNRMSTGRLDRVEVVKGASSALFGSDAIGGVINMISREPTQKVQGNLSFSGGSLGIFDGRGDIGTRYRNLTAFLDLEQHRQDAYSLTPNSTSTVGPDLRRNDLLFRTRYAFTPRVALGFTANAYQNRETGRSVGETGPVSGLYNDSVQNYAVVGDFVPTTKTTLQLRAYSARYDENSRQDSIGASAPPSYANLNERYKRLDGTVSQQLGPWNFLQGGYEWVQDNYRGANRLVGDNDGRQVTSNDVWLQDRIRLSRIASLDVGGRVTSHSLFGTWAVPKVGLVVKLSDHWTARGAFGKGFRAPDLGQLYYRFANPASFYQVIGNPTLEPETSRSFSTGVDYRARRFRGGVHLFRNDVRNLIDTVNIGTPQTPAQMAALLARYGIPASFNPLLGRMTFLYQNFGRVYTQGFELDAEQAIKPGLRVAGAYTYLDARDTGTGLALPQRHKHQGYVRTEYSNPRWGLLANVRGSFFSKWWLSPAAGTRTYGYGLWDFYVSKKLPAGLQAFFTIDNFANSRDQKLGLPTPTFDRPDYGRMYRVGLRWSYGRAE; this comes from the coding sequence ATGGTGGGCATTCGTATTTGGGTCACTGTACTTGTGGCCATTCTGCCGTTGGCGGTGCTCAGGGGGCAGAGTGGTCTGCCGGCACCAGCCACGGAGGGACAAAGAGGAACCGCGAGCGGGCCGTCGATGACGGTGACGATCACGGACGAATCGGGCCGGCCGGTGAGTCAGGCGCGCGTGGAGATCCGGGCGGCTTCCGGCGGAACCGAGTATAGCCGGGTGACGGACGCGGGCGGCGTTGTCCGTGTGACGCCGAGACTCCAGGGCCGCTACCTGGTTAAGGTGACGGCTGCCGGTTTCGCGGCAGAGTCGCGGTTTGTGGATTGGCGGGCGGAGCCGGCCGAGGTGCCGGTTCGTCTCCAGGTGGAGACACTGCGGCAGCAAGTGACCGTAACCTCGGGTTCGCGTGTGGAGGAACTGGCGGAAGAGTCGCCGGTTAAGGTGGAGGCCGTCACACGCGAAGCCATGGCGACGACGGGCTATGAGCGGCTGACTGACGTCCTGGCGGAGATACCCGGCGTTGTGACGAGAAGCGGCTCGTCGAGTTCGGTGGGCACGGAGCAGATTCGCGGGATCAATGCGCGTCAGGTGGCCGTGCTGCAGGACGGGCTGCCGATGATCGGAGCGCGGGGGATCAAGAGCGGGAATCTGAACCTGAACCGGATGTCGACCGGGCGTCTGGACCGCGTGGAAGTGGTGAAGGGGGCGTCCTCGGCGCTGTTCGGCAGCGACGCGATTGGCGGCGTCATCAATATGATCTCGCGGGAGCCCACGCAGAAGGTGCAGGGCAATCTGAGCTTCTCGGGCGGGTCGCTGGGCATCTTCGACGGCCGGGGCGACATCGGCACGCGGTACAGGAATCTGACGGCGTTTCTCGACCTGGAGCAGCACCGGCAGGATGCCTACTCCCTGACGCCCAACAGCACGTCGACCGTCGGTCCGGATCTGCGGCGCAACGACCTGCTGTTCCGCACACGCTACGCCTTCACGCCCAGGGTGGCGTTGGGCTTCACGGCGAATGCCTATCAGAACCGGGAGACCGGGCGCAGTGTGGGCGAGACGGGTCCGGTGAGCGGGCTCTACAACGACAGCGTGCAGAATTACGCCGTGGTGGGCGACTTCGTGCCCACGACAAAGACGACTCTGCAGTTGCGGGCCTACTCAGCGCGGTATGACGAAAACTCGCGCCAGGATTCGATTGGCGCGAGCGCTCCGCCGTCCTATGCGAACCTCAACGAACGCTACAAGCGGCTGGACGGGACGGTGTCGCAGCAGTTGGGGCCGTGGAATTTCCTGCAGGGCGGATATGAGTGGGTGCAGGACAACTACCGGGGCGCGAACCGGCTGGTGGGGGACAACGACGGGCGGCAGGTGACCTCGAACGACGTCTGGCTGCAGGACCGGATCCGGCTGTCGCGCATTGCGTCGCTGGACGTGGGCGGAAGGGTGACGAGCCATTCCCTGTTCGGTACGTGGGCTGTTCCGAAGGTAGGGCTGGTGGTGAAACTGAGCGACCACTGGACGGCGCGGGGCGCATTTGGCAAGGGATTCCGGGCTCCGGATCTGGGGCAGTTGTATTACCGGTTTGCGAATCCAGCGAGTTTCTACCAGGTGATTGGGAATCCGACATTGGAGCCAGAGACCTCGCGCAGTTTCTCGACGGGCGTGGATTACCGTGCGCGGCGGTTTCGCGGCGGCGTCCACCTGTTCCGGAACGACGTGCGGAATCTGATCGATACGGTGAACATCGGGACTCCGCAAACGCCCGCTCAGATGGCGGCACTGCTGGCCAGGTATGGGATTCCGGCATCGTTCAATCCACTGTTGGGGCGCATGACGTTTCTCTATCAGAACTTCGGCCGCGTGTACACGCAGGGTTTCGAACTGGATGCGGAGCAGGCGATTAAACCGGGGCTGCGCGTGGCTGGAGCGTATACGTATCTGGACGCCAGGGATACAGGGACCGGCCTGGCTCTGCCGCAGCGGCACAAGCATCAGGGCTACGTGCGAACGGAGTATTCGAACCCACGTTGGGGCCTGCTGGCGAATGTCCGTGGCTCGTTCTTCAGCAAATGGTGGCTGAGCCCGGCGGCGGGCACGCGGACGTACGGCTATGGGCTATGGGACTTCTATGTCTCGAAGAAGCTGCCAGCCGGGCTGCAGGCGTTCTTCACCATAGACAACTTCGCCAACAGCCGCGACCAGAAACTGGGACTGCCCACGCCGACCTTCGACAGGCCCGACTACGGGCGCATGTACCGGGTTGGGCTGCGGTGGAGTTACGGCCGGGCGGAGTGA
- a CDS encoding class I SAM-dependent methyltransferase, with protein MDIPRIFNVSESAHRIHNPFTPEKLATLGAALRLEPGTRVLDLGSGSGEMLCTWARDYGISGTGIDLSQLFTDQAKLRAEELGVADRVEFLHGDAAGYVAGEKVGVAACLGATWIGGGIVGTVKLLAESLRTGGIILIGEPYWLRLPPTEDVAKGCHAGSISDFLLLPELLASFGGLDYDVVEMVLSDQDGWDRYEAAKWLTMRRWLEANPGDDFAKEVRAELTSAPKRYAAYAREYLGWGVFALMAR; from the coding sequence GTGGACATTCCAAGGATCTTCAACGTCAGCGAAAGTGCTCACCGAATCCATAACCCCTTCACACCCGAAAAGCTCGCCACTCTCGGAGCGGCGCTGCGCCTGGAACCGGGGACCCGTGTGCTCGACCTCGGCAGCGGTTCGGGCGAGATGCTGTGCACCTGGGCACGCGACTACGGAATCAGCGGCACCGGTATCGACCTGAGCCAGTTGTTCACCGACCAAGCGAAACTCCGCGCTGAAGAACTCGGTGTCGCCGATCGAGTCGAGTTCCTTCATGGCGATGCTGCCGGCTACGTCGCTGGCGAGAAGGTCGGAGTGGCGGCCTGTCTCGGTGCCACGTGGATCGGTGGGGGCATCGTCGGCACCGTCAAACTTCTGGCGGAGAGCCTCCGCACCGGAGGGATCATCCTCATCGGCGAGCCGTACTGGCTGCGGTTACCGCCGACGGAAGACGTTGCCAAGGGATGCCATGCCGGTTCGATCTCCGACTTTCTCCTGCTTCCAGAACTTCTCGCGTCTTTCGGCGGCCTCGACTACGACGTCGTGGAAATGGTTCTGTCAGACCAGGACGGCTGGGACAGGTACGAAGCAGCCAAGTGGCTCACGATGCGCCGATGGCTCGAAGCGAATCCCGGCGACGACTTCGCGAAAGAGGTTCGAGCCGAACTGACCTCGGCACCCAAACGCTACGCCGCGTACGCGCGTGAATACCTGGGCTGGGGCGTGTTCGCGCTGATGGCGCGGTGA